The Gemmatimonadaceae bacterium DNA segment ATCAGCGTGGCGTACAAGTACGCGCGGCTCTGGAGCGACGGTTTTGACTGGCGCGATGTGTTCAAGCAGCCGCGCGACAAGATGATCGTGGACGTGGCCGCTGACACGGTGGACAGCGCCAAGGCGATTTTCGACCGCGAGAAGCGGGCGGAGGTGCGCGAGAAGGCGCGCCGTCGCCGGCTGTCGGTGGGCAACGCCTCGCCGGAAGGCGGGATGCGCGCGCTGTCGTCGGCCGATGCGGCGGCGCTGGGCTCGGGTCCGCACGCGGCCACGGCGCGGCAGGCGCTGCTCGACCGCGAGGAAGTGCTACGGCTGGTGGAGTCGTTGCCGCAGTCGGAGAAGGCGCGGATTCCCGAAGTCGTCCCGACGGCGCGGCAGTTGGCCGAGAGCGTGATGGGCCTGGCCTCGGCGCTGGGCGGTGTGGAGCGCGACCTCAACGGCAGCAGTGCCGCGGCGATGGAGAAGGAGATCCTCGCGCTGGAGGCGCAGGCCAACCCGCTCGACGTGCAGGCCAGCGAGGCGCGCGTGCGCCGGCTGGCCCTGCTCAAGCGCTCGCGGCGCGCCACCGCGGAGCTGGAGCAGCGCCGCAGCGACCTGCAGGCCAAGCTGGAGAACGTGGCGCTGACGCTGCAGAACCTGAAGTTCGACGTCCTGCGCCTGAAGGCAGGCAACCAGAGCTGGCAGCACGTGACGACGATCGCCGAGCAGGCGATGGCGCTCGCGCGCGAGGTGGACAGCGCGGTGTATGTGGGCGACCAGATGGCCCGCTTGGATCGCAGCAAGCCCCGTGGCTGACGACGCGCTGCGCCAACGCTGTGCCGCCGCGGTCGCGGGCCATTATGAGATCGAGGCGGAGGTAGGGCGCGGCGGAATGGCCGTCGTCTACCGTGCCCGCGACGTGCGCCTGCGCCGGAAGGTGGCGCTCAAGGTGCTGCCGCCGGAGCTGGCCTTCCGCGACGAGGTGAAGCGCCGCTTCCTGCGCGAGGCGGAGATGGCCGCCGGACTCGCGCATCCGCATATCGTGCCGATCTACACGGTGGACGAGAACGATGGCCTCGTGTGGATGGCGATGGGCCTGGTGGACGGCGAGTCGCTGGCCGAACGCCTGCACGGTGAGCCGCGCCCGCCCGTGGACGTGGTGCGCCGCGTGCTGCGCGAGGTCTGCGAAGCACTGGCCTACGCGCATCGCGAGGGCGTGGTGCACCGTGACATCAAGCCGGACAACCTGCTGATCGAACGCGAGACGGGGCGGGTGCTGGTCACGGACTTCGGGATCGCGCGGGCCGCCGAAGGCGACCAGCGCCTCACGGCCACCGGCATCGCGGTGGGCACGCCGGCATATATGAGCCCGGAGCAAGCGATGGGCGAGCGCGAGGTGGACGGGCGCGCCGATCTCTACGCCCTCGGCGTGGTCGGCTACCAGATGCTCGCGGGTGAGCTGCCGTTCCAGGCGGCCAACACGCCGACGATGCTGATGAAGCACCTGAGCGAGCGGCCGCGGCCACTGCGCGATGTGCGCGCCGACCTGCCGGACAATCTCATCTATGCGATCGATCGCGCGCTCACGAAGGGCCGCGACGACCGCTGGCGCACGGCCGACGAGTTCCGGGCGGCGCTGGCCGAGGACGCCGAACCGCCCAGCGTGCGCCGCCGCTCGACGGGGGCGTCGCAGGCGGTCGTGGGGCGCCCCAGCACGGGCGCCGCAGCAAGCGGCGCGAGCGAGCCGCTGCCGGCCGCCGACCCGCTCGACGACCTGAAGGCGCGCACGCCCGTGCCGGGACCGGAGTTTCCGAAGCTCCCGCCGGACTGGATCGCCGACCCGGAGAAGCGCGACGAAGGCGCCGAGGCGCTGCGGCGCTGGCGCGAGGAGGCGCGGCGTTGGCGCGAGCAGGTGCGCCACCAGCCGCGCGCGCAGCGCGAGGACCTGCGCGTGGCCGCGCAGCGGATGAGCGCCTTCGAGCTGCAGCAGAAGACGCCGGAGCAGCGCATCACCGCAGTGCGGCGGCGAATGGCGGCCGGAGTGGTGACGGTCGGGATGCTGGCGCTGATCAACGCGATCGTGACGCCGGGCTTCCCGTGGGTGCTGTTTCCGGCGATTGGCATCGGCTTCGGCGTGGTGAAGCGCCTCGCGGATCTTTGGTCCGACGGTATCCCGATCCGTGCAGTGTTCCGCAAGGCGAGGCCGGCAGCCGTGCGCGGCGACGAGTCGCCGCTGCGGCGGCTCGAACCCAAGCTCCCGGCGCCGCCCGCCGCGACGGCGGCGCAGGCCGTGCTCGACGCCGTGCCGGCCGACGTGCTCGCCAGCGCGCAGGGGCAGGCCGTGCGCGATGCCTTCAGTGCGCGCAGCAAGATCCGCGGCGTGCTGGCGCGCCTGCCGGAAGAGGAGCGCACGCTGTTGCCGGAGATCGAGCCCACGGTGGATGCGCTGGTGGAGCGTGTGCGTACGCTGGCCATTGCGCTGCACGCGCTCGACACCGAGGCCAATCCGGACGCGATGGTGCGCCTCGA contains these protein-coding regions:
- a CDS encoding protein kinase, whose protein sequence is MADDALRQRCAAAVAGHYEIEAEVGRGGMAVVYRARDVRLRRKVALKVLPPELAFRDEVKRRFLREAEMAAGLAHPHIVPIYTVDENDGLVWMAMGLVDGESLAERLHGEPRPPVDVVRRVLREVCEALAYAHREGVVHRDIKPDNLLIERETGRVLVTDFGIARAAEGDQRLTATGIAVGTPAYMSPEQAMGEREVDGRADLYALGVVGYQMLAGELPFQAANTPTMLMKHLSERPRPLRDVRADLPDNLIYAIDRALTKGRDDRWRTADEFRAALAEDAEPPSVRRRSTGASQAVVGRPSTGAAASGASEPLPAADPLDDLKARTPVPGPEFPKLPPDWIADPEKRDEGAEALRRWREEARRWREQVRHQPRAQREDLRVAAQRMSAFELQQKTPEQRITAVRRRMAAGVVTVGMLALINAIVTPGFPWVLFPAIGIGFGVVKRLADLWSDGIPIRAVFRKARPAAVRGDESPLRRLEPKLPAPPAATAAQAVLDAVPADVLASAQGQAVRDAFSARSKIRGVLARLPEEERTLLPEIEPTVDALVERVRTLAIALHALDTEANPDAMVRLETRIAQAEQMPEGPERERRLELLQRQRATLIDLAERRGSLAAQLEQAVLVLETMQLDLAKLRSSGMASRVADQGPLTEEMRAIARDIERVAEAVDESRLDRRPGK